From the Anguilla anguilla isolate fAngAng1 chromosome 8, fAngAng1.pri, whole genome shotgun sequence genome, one window contains:
- the LOC118234276 gene encoding transmembrane protein 79-like — protein MAEPRMLGRYQQGADEDVPVSSARLEPSTLQWPGDKEIRKEGAKLGLTRQKCRAGEGIGSQVEGGKGSAESMSSSRRGPGSRTESELGGRGSRMEGRWAEVEKAKEAEANGKGPLDHFMIDERDSANWMPEKAAQVFSPNVTILRPSMKYKDAAESAAFRAGEIEKNPLLSPQGTPPDAYYDWSTNSNTSKCSCFDWDVLKLGAFVLAAAVSFPFLVWGAYAFLPFDAPLLSTAPLRLIYTLRCSVFATVPIVLGVLVLGVSRLRFSSSKPLYDGGAQNREVSVHWRYASDSLSLFLLYFLQLAIMATYVSQDLLKLVPLLTVVFAFGRLVYWVSVALGSPVRGLGFGLSFLPILPMLGANLYFIFTLEGGGGLLAVEPPPTPAPPRMRFWG, from the exons ATGGCGGAACCGCGGATGCTAGGCCGGTACCAGCAGGGAGCGGACGAAGACGTGCCAGTTAGCTCCGCCAGGTTGGAGCCCAGCACCCTACAGTGGCCCGGAGACAAGGAGATAAGGAAGGAGGGGGCGAAATTAGGTTTGACCAGGCAGAAATGCAGAGCGGGAGAAGGGATAGGGAGCcaggtggagggagggaagggcaGCGCGGAATCAATGTCGTCGTCACGGAGAGGCCCGGGAAGTCGGACGGAGAGCGagctgggagggagagggagcaggatgGAGGGACGCTGGGCGGAGGTGGAGAAAGCGAAGGAGGCGGAGGCGAACGGCAAAGGGCCACTAGACCACTTCATGATCGACGAGCGCGACTCTGCCAACTGGATGCCGGAGAAGGCCGCCCAGGTTTTCAGCCCCAACGTGACGATTCTGCGCCCCTCCATGAAGTACAAGGACGCGGCAGAAAGCGCGGCCTTCAGGGCGGGCGAGATTGAGAAAAACCCCTTGCTTAGCCCCCAAGGCACCCCACCAGACGCCTATTATGATTGGTCAACAAACTCCAACACATCGAAAT GTTCCTGCTTTGACTGGGACGTCCTGAAGCTCGGGGCGTTCGTCCTGGCGGCGGCCGTCTCCTTCCCCTTCCTGGTGTGGGGCGCGTACGCCTTCCTGCCCTTCGACGCCCCGCTGCTCAGCACCGCCCCCCTTAGGCTGATCTACACACTGCGCTGTTCCGTCTTCGCCACCGTGCCCATTGTGCTGG gtgTGCTGGTTCTGGGGGTGTCCCGGCTCCGGTTCAGCTCGTCAAAGCCTCTGTACGACGGGGGGGCGCAGAACCGGGAGGTGAGCGTCCACTGGCGCTACGCCAGCGActcgctctccctcttcctgctctACTTCCTGCAGCTGGCCATCATGGCCACCTACGTCAGCCAGGACCTGCTGAAGCTGGTGCCCCTGCTGACCGTCGTCTTCGCCTTCGGCAG GCTGGTGTACTGGGTGTCTGTTGCCCTGGGGAGTCCTGTCAGGGGCCTGGGGTTCGGCCTGTCCTTCTTGCCCATTCTACCCATGCTGGGGGCCAACCTCTACTTCATCTTCAccctggagggagggggcgggctcCTGGCCGTGGAGCCCCCGCCCACACCCGCGCCCCCCCGCATGCGGTTCTGGGGGTGA
- the glmp gene encoding glycosylated lysosomal membrane protein — MASDVNTTPLHVLFSLLVLQFATGFIFDGDKYKRQVSFELNPGLNASSPLPPGVGLLHVRALGASDTLHFLLSSLGAPALMLVHTNSSSSSVKVDWRRFLSGNTSGSLQVVPESSVQYSSALVFTRVWEYEDSNDTADPQRVPPSGLLPPYELQKFTWRNLGPTLNLTTGTARLCGGDGGPSFANGSFCLQISAFGSGGRDPVWPGLLHSANSSQLRVWLDGVTPRSNFSRFFLELQTVGRSELQSRVDIVRSIDDEYTPSIFQVSQWVSSPPNVTSPVLGYTLWKPVAYRNATPSLELAAPCRHTGPLPLPRLPPSGLVGAYFGDGYQASGLNVTFGIAGDPLYNATKYLSWTVLVGVGSPPVDSFSPVVMVIMAVGLGTPMLLILLGGVYICVRKKRAEPLAYEPIN; from the exons ATGGCGTCAGACGTTAACACCACACCGCTACATGTACTCTTTTCGCTTTTAGTTTTGCAGTTTGCTACAGGATTTATCTTCGACGGCGATAAATACAAACGGCAG GTGTCCTTTGAGCTGAACCCGGGTCTGAACGCCTCGAGTCCGCTGCCCCCTGGTGTCGGCTTGCTGCACGTGCGGGCTCTGGGGGCCAGTGACACCCTGCACTTTCTCCTCTCCAGCCTGGGCGCCCCCGCCCTGATGCTGGTGCACACaaactcctcttcctcctccgtgAAGGTAGACTGGCGCCGCTTCCTCTCGGGCAATACCTCCGGCAGCCTGCAGGTGGTGCCAGAGAGCAGCGTGCAGTACAGCAGTGCGCTGGTCTTCACCAGG gTGTGGGAGTACGAAGATAGCAACGACACGGCCGACCCCCAGCGCGTCCCCCCCTCCGGCCTCCTGCCCCCCTACGAGCTCCAGAAGTTCACCTGGCGGAACCTGGGCCCGACCCTGAACCTCACGACCGGCACCGCTCGGCTCTGCGGGGGGGACGGCGGCCCCAGCTTCGCCAACGGCTCCTTCTGCCTGCAG ATATCTGCGTTTGGGTCCGGGGGTCGCGACCCCGTCTGGCCCGGCCTCCTCCACAGTGCAAACTCCTCCCAGTTGCGGGTGTGGCTGGACGGCGTCACGCCCAGGTCCAATTTCTCCCGCTTCTTCCTGGAGCTCCAGACCGTGGGCCGCAGTGAACTCCAGAGCAGAGTGGACATCGTGAGATCCATAGACGACGAGTACACTCCCTCTATATTCCag GTGTCTCAGTGGGTGTCTTCTCCGCCCAACGTCACCTCCCCGGTTCTGGGGTACACGCTGTGGAAGCCCGTGGCCTACCGCAACGCCACGCCCAGTTTGGAGCTGGCCGCGCCGTGCCGGCACACGgggcccctgcccctgccccggcTGCCCCCCTCCGGCCTCGTCGGGGCCTATTTCGGGGACGGCTACCAGGCCAGCGGCCTCAACGTCACGTTCGGCATCGCCGGGGACCCCCTGTACAACGCCACCAAGTACCTCAGCTG gacTGTTCTGGTGGGCGTGGGTTCTCCCCCCGTGGACTCCTTCTCCCCGGTCGTCATGGTGATCATGGCGGTGGGGCTGGGCACCCCGATGCTCCTCATCCTGCTGGGCGGGGTCTACATTTGCGTTCGCAAGAAGCGGGCGGAGCCGCTAGCCTACGAGCCAATCAACTGA
- the cct3 gene encoding T-complex protein 1 subunit gamma, which produces MMGRPVLVLSQNMKRESGRKVQTGNINAAKTIADVIRTCLGPRAMMKMLLDPMGGIVMTNDGNAILREIQVQHPAAKSMIEISRTQDEEVGDGTTSVIILAGEMLSVAEQFLEQQMHPTVVISAYRQALDDMLSMLKDMSTPVDTNDRKMMLQIINSAINTKALNRWADLACNIALDAVRTVELEENGRKEIDIKKYAKVEKIPGGYIEDSCVLKGVMVNKDVTHPRMRRLIKNPRIVLLDCSLEYKKGESQTDIEITREEDFARILQMEEEYIQQLCEEIIRLKPDLIFTEKGISDLAQHYLVKANITAIRRVRKTDNNRIARACGARIASRTDELREEDVGTGAGLFEVKKIGDEYFTFITECKDPKACTILLRGASKEILAEVERNLQDAMQVCRNVLLDPSLLPGGGAVEMAVSHRLMERSRALTGVEQWPYRAVAQALEVIPRTLIQNCGASTIRVLTSLRAKHTQEGNGTWGVNGETGTLADMTELGICEPLAVKAQTYKTAVETAILLLRIDDIVSGHKKKGDKGGEGMTGGQGAE; this is translated from the exons ATGATGGGCCGACCGGTACTCGTTCTGA GCCAGAATATGAAAAGGGAGTCTGGCAGAAAAGTCCAGACGGGGAACATCAACGCAGCCAAG aCCATAGCTGATGTGATCAGGACATGCCTTGGCCCCAGAGCTATGATGAAG ATGCTGCTGGATCCCATGGGCGGGATTGTGATGACCAACGATGGCAATGCTATCCTGAGAGAG ATCCAGGTGCAGCACCCGGCAGCCAAGTCCATGATCGAGATCAGCCGCACGCAGGACGAGGAGGTGGGGGACGGCACCACCTCCGTCATCATCCTGG cGGGTGAGATGCTCTCTGTGGCCGAGCAGTTCCTGGAGCAGCAGATGCACCCCACGGTGGTGATCAGTGCCTACAGACAGGCCCTGGACGACATGCTCAGCATGCTCAAGGACATGAG CACCCCGGTGGACACCAACGACAGGAAGATGATGCTGCAGATCATCAACTCGGCCATCAACACCAAGGCGCTGAACCGCTGGGCAGACCTGGCCTGCAACATCGCGCTGGACGCCGTGCGCAccgtggagctggaggagaacgGCCGCAAGGAGATCGACATCAAGAAGTACGCCAAGGTGGAGAAG attCCCGGCGGGTACATCGAGGACTCGTGCGTGCTGAAGGGCGTGATGGTGAACAAGGACGTGACGCATCCGCGCATGCGACGCCTTATTAAGAACCCGCGCATCGTGCTGCTGGACTGCTCCCTGGAGTACAAGAAGGGCGAGAGCCAG ACGGATATTGAGATCACGCGTGAGGAGGACTTCGCCCGCATCCTGCAGATGGAGGAAGAGTACATCCAGCAGCTCTGTGAGGAGATCATCCGCCTGAAACCCGACCTGATCTTCACCGAGAAGGGCATCTCAG acCTGGCCCAGCACTACCTGGTGAAGGCCAACATCACCGCCATCCGCCGCGTCAGAAAGACCGACAACAACCGCATCGCCAG GGCGTGCGGGGCGCGCATCGCCAGCAGGACGGACGAGCTGCGGGAGGAGGACGTCGGGACCGGGGCGGGCCTGTTCGAGGTGAAGAAGATCGGGGACGAGTACTTCACCTTCATCACCGAGTGCAAGGACCCCAAAGCCTGCACCATCCTCCTGAGGGGCGCCAGCAAGGAGATCCTGGCG gaGGTGGAGCGTAACCTCCAGGACGCCATGCAGGTGTGCCGCAACGTGCTGCTGGACCCCAGCCTCTtgcccgggggcggggccgtggaGATGGCCGTGTCCCACCGCCTGATGGAGCGCTCCCGCGCCCTCACCGGGGTGGAGCAGTGGCCCTACCGCGCCGTGGCCCAGGCCTTGGAGGTCATTCCCCGAACCCTCATCCAGAACTGCGGGGCCAGCACCATCCGCGTGCTCACCTCTCTCAGA gcGAAACACACCCAGGAGGGGAACGGGACGTGGGGGGTGAACGGGGAGACGGGGACCCTGGCGGACATGACGGAGCTGGGCATCTGTGAGCCGCTGGCCGTCAAGGCCCAGACTTACAAGACCGCAGTGGAG ACGGCCATTTTGCTGCTGCGCATCGATGACATCGTGTCCGGGCACAAGAAGAAGGGCGataagggaggagagggaatgaCTGGAGGACAGGGTGCAGAGTAG